TTGCCGAGAGGCTGGCCGATCGGGCGGGCCGACTCCGGGTGGGCTCGTCGCTGGAGGAGACGACCGATGTCTGCCCCCTCATCACCGAGCGTCAGGCCGAGCGCGTGGCCGAATGGATCCAGGAGGCGCGGGCCGGCGGGGCGCGAACCCTGGCCGGCGGCCGGCGCGAGGGCGCCATGATCTGGCCGACCGTACTGACGGACGTGCCGGAGGGCTGCCGGCTGAATTGTGAGGAAATCTACGGCCCGGTCGTCGCGCTGTACCGGGTCGACTCCCTGGAAGAAGCCATCGAAAAAGCCAATCGAACACCGTTCGGTTTACACGCGGCGGTCTTCACGGAGAGCCTGCGGGACGCCTTCGCCGCGGTTCACGGGCTGGAGGCCGGCGGGGTGATGGTGAACGACTCGACGGACTATCGGCTGGACGTGATGCCCTTCGGCGGGACCAAACGGAGCGGGATCGGTCGGGAAGGACTACGCTTCGCCCTGGAGGAGATGACGGAGACGAAGGTGGTGTGTTTGAATCTGGGGGGGGGTAAGGGCTTCAGGTTCGAGGCTTAAGGTGTAAGGATCTCCCCCTTTAAACCTAGAACCTAAAACTTTAAACCCTTTCGCCGTCAGGCGACGACCGGGTGCTCGGCGAGGTAGGCCTCCAGCCGGTCGCGTTCGGCCACGAGGCGGATGAGTGCTTCGCCGGCGCCATCGAGCGCGCCTACTTTCCCTATCTTTTCAAGCTCGAACGCGGCGGCCGACAGGGCATTGGCGCCCAGGTTCGCGGCGGCGCCCTTTAATGTATGGGCCTGGTAGCGGAGGGCGTCGGCGTCGCCGGCGTCGACGGCGGAGCGGATGGCCTGCAGGATGTCGATGGCCTGGGATTGGAAGTCGCCGAGTAATTCGTCGAGGAACTCGCGGTCGCCGGCGAAGCGCTCCAGCGCGTCGTCGAAATTGATCGGGGCAGGGTCGATGGCGGGGATGCCAGAGGGTGACGCAGGATCGAGCGGCGCTGGCTCGATGCCAGCCGTCCAGCGGTCGATCGTCGCAAACAGTTCGCGGGAGATGATCGGCTTCGAGGTGTAGTCGTCCATTCCGGCTTCGAGGCACTTCTCGCGGTCGCCGGCCATGGCATGGGCCGTCATTGCGATGATGGGTATGGTTCGCGCCGATCCATCCATCTGACGGATGGCGGCCGTTGCCGCGAAGCCGTCCATCACCGGCATCTGGACGTCCATCAGGACGAGGTCGTACGCGCCCGACGCGACGGCCGCGAGCGCTTCGCGTCCGTTCGCGACGGCATCCACGGTATGGCCTCGTTTCCGCAGGATGTGCAGCGCCACCTGCTGGTTGGTGAGATTGTCCTCGGCGAGCAGGATGCGGGCCCGGTTCGTGGCGGCAACATCGGCATTCGGGGAGGGGAGCTCCGGTGTCGATTCGGGTATGCCCTTTAAGAGGCAATCGAGGAGGCGCGATAGCTTGACGGGTTTGGTGAGACGGCTGGCGAAACCGTGCTCGAGCAGCCGCTCTTTTTCCGAGCCGCGATCCACCGAGGTCATCAGGATCAGCTTGGCCCCCGCCAGCGCAGGCGACAGCGTCAGGATATCGGTGAATGCAACGGCGCCAACCGTGAAGGCGTGGCGGTCGATCAGCGCAAAATCAAACGGGGCGTTGGCGAGCAGGGCCTCGTCGATCCGCGCGTGTGCTTGCCGGTCGTCAGCGGCTTCGACCGCGTCGATTTCGAGCAGCGCAAAGTGTTCGAGCAGGGCGGTGCGAATCGAAACGGACGGCTCTATGATGAGCGCCCGGCGCCTGGCAATATCCGGGTGGCTCCGCGGCTCCGCGTCGGGGAGGCACTCAAAGTTGATCGTGAACCAGAACGTGGAGCCCTGCCCTTCCTCGCTTTCCACACCGATCTGGCCGTGCATCATGTCGACCAACTGGCGGGAGATGGCGAGGCCGAGGCCGGTCCCCCCGTATGTGCGCGTCGTGGAGGAGTCGACCTGCGAGAACGACTTGAACAGGCGATCCATGCGGTCTTTTGGAATCCCGATCCCCGTGTCCTGCACCGAGAATCGCACGGTAGCCCGGTTTTCCACGCGTTCAAGGGCTCCGGCGCGGATCGTGACCTCTCCCTCGTGGGTAAATTTGATCGCGTTGTTGGCCAGGTTGAGCAGGATCTGGCGGAGCCGGCCGGGGTCTCCCAGGACGCTCGAAGGCACGTTGCGGTCGACCACACAGACCAGTTCGAGCCCTTTTTTGGCCGCATTCATGGCAAGGAGGTCCGCGGCGTCCTCAATCGCATTCCGGAGATCGAACGAGATCGTTTCGAGGTCGAGTTTGCCGGCCTCTACCTTCGAGTAGTCGAGGATGTCGTTGATGACCGTCAGCAGGTCATCCGCGCTGGCCTGGATCATCTCGGCGTACTGGCGTTGCTCGCTCGATAGTCCGGTACTGAGCAAGATGCTCGTCATCCCAATCACGCCGTTCATCGGGGTGCGGATTTCATGGCTCATGTTGGCCAGGAACTCGCTTTTGGCCCGCGAGGCGTGTTCGGCTTCGAGTTTGGCCTGGAGCAACTGCGATTCGGTTTCTTTGCGGATCGCGATCTCGTCGGCAAGCGAATCCCGTGAGACGGTCGTCATCTTCAGGTCCGCCATCATCTGGTTGAAGCTGGCCGCCAGATCACCGATCTCGTTGCGCGCGGTCGTTTCGATGCGGGTGTCGAGTTTGCCCTGGCTGATGCTCCGGGTGACGTCGCGCAGTTCTGTCAACGGCTTCGTTATGCGCCGGGAGAGGTAGATGGCGGATACATAGGCCACGATACCGAGGCCGATCAGCGAGATAACGGAGAGGAGTAATTTTTCCCAGATAAAGGCGTAGGCCTCGCGAAACGGCATCTCGATCACCACTGCCCATTCGGGGTCCCCGAGGCTCACGAACATGGATACGACCCGTGTGCCTTCAATCCCGCGTGTGGTTTTGGCGGTATAGTCGCCAGCGTCGTGGTGTGTTTGGGTGAGGAAATCCGACACGACCTGGAGGTGCTTCAGATTGTCGGTGCGCAGCACGCGGCTGATGTCTCTGGAGGCGATGACGTTTCCTACATCATCTACCACATAGGCTTGGCCGCTTTCCCCGACCTCGATTTCGCTCACCAGGTCCCACATGAACTTCAGGTTGGTCTGGGCGAGCAGGGTGCCGGCAAATTCGCCCAACGCGCCTCGCACGGGGATGGCAATCAGCACCGTGGGTTCGCTGGTGGCATCGTCGATGATCACCGGGCTGATGTAGGTGAGACCGCCGCGCGTTCGCTCTAAAAGCGCCTCGAGGATCGCCGGCTCGATGCGGAGCGAGGAGAACTGTGAAAAACGGGAAGCACTGGCGAGCTTCGACGCGGCATGGTCGTAGTAGATGACGTGCCGGATCGATCGATCGATCCCCAGCAGCCGTTCCATTGCAAGGTGCCGATCAGCAGGATTCGACACGCCAAGATGTGCAATCCGTTCGGTCAGTTGAAGGCGTTCGATCTTGCTGTAGATGAAATCGCTTACCGCCGTCGAGGCGGAGGCCGCCAGTCGATGCTGGCGATCCGTAAGTGCGATCCGTAACGTGCGCAGGCTGACCATGAGGTCGAGCGCGGTTGTCGCGACCTGCATCGTGATGGCCAGCGCCAGGAACGTGGTCACTAGCGTGACACTCAGCCGGCGCGATCGACGTATGGTAGGATGCCGCTTCATCGGATGAGCGAATCGGCCAGACTGAGCCATCCAGCCGACGGAGTCAGCCCGAGCTGGTCGATGGCGTTGAGATTGATCTCGAAGTACGTCTCGGCAGACTCGACCGGGATGTCGCTAGGGCTCGTTCCCTCCAGGATCTTGTGGGCGATACGTGCCGCCTGGGTCTCCGTCGGACCATTTCGAACCATCACGCTAAACCCAAACGCAGGCTGGCCGGCCTCGACCAGCTCCTCCGCCATCCGCCGCTCTTCTTCGACGCCTCCATAGGCCAGGCGCATGTGATATTCGATGTGTTCGCCTTCCACATACCCGAGTCGGCGCATCTCAGTAGCAAAGCCGGCAGCCGTTTCCTCGAAATAGGGGATACCGACAAGGATGCCCACCTGACGCCTGGGCGATCGATTGGACTCCGCACCGCAGCCCAGCGCGGCGAGGGCGTGCAGAGAATAGCATAGGAAAAGTCGATTCCGCATCATCTCGAACGGATACTGGCAAGAGAGGTCCGATCACAAACGAGGTCAGGGCGTGTGTTCGGGAGGTACATTGGCGCCTTGGAGAGGGTATCGGCCTGACGCCGCCGGCGTTAATTACTCGGGCAAATTGGGTTAGACATACGCTTTCGTCGCGCGTTTGGAAGGGCCTCCGCCGGCAAAGACGATCTCATTCATCCAGCCGCAATGTGTATCTTACCGTGCACTATCCACGTTCACCCGCCGCCATGCTCCGCATCCTCCCGCTCTTCGTCCTCCTCCTTCTCTCGTCCTTCCCCAGTGTCGCCCAGCCGGCGCCGCCGGGCATCGACTCGTACACCGCCGCCGTCCTTTCTGCTTTCGAGGTCCCGGGCATCGCCCTCGCCATCGTAAAGGACGGTCGTGTGGTCCTGGCGAAAGGGTACGGCGTCCGCGAGCTGGGAAATCCGGCACCGGTCGATGATCGAACACTGTTCGGCATCGCCTCCAACTCCAAGGCCTTCACAGCCACCGCGCTCGCATTACTCGTCGAAGAGGGTCGGCTCGGGTGGGAAGATCGGGTGATCGACCACCTGCCTTGGTTCCAACTCAGCGACGCGTTTGTCACCCGCGAACTCACCATCCGCGACCTGCTCGTGCACCGCAGCGGCCTTGGCCTCGGCGCCGGCGACCTGCTCTGGTGGCCGGCTTCCACCTATAACCGCCGCGAAGTGGCCGAACGCCTCCGCTACCTCCCGCTCGTCACCAGCTTCCGGAGCGCGTACGCGTACGACAACGTCCTCTACCTCGTCGCCGGCGAGGTCATCGAAACCCTGAGCGGAATGTCGTGGGAGGATTTTGTCCAGACCCGTATCCTCGACCGGGTGGGCATGGCCGACAGCAACCCCCGCCACTCCGACGCCGGCGCTCCGGGCGCCAACGTGGCCGTCACCCACGCCCGCGTCGATGGCGTCGTCCGCCCCATCGCGCCCTTCACCAGCGACAACACGAACCCCGCCGGCGGTATCAACGCCAGCGCCCGCGACATCGCGAGGTGGATGATCGTCCAGCTGGACTCCGGCCGGGTAGCCGGCGATGACCGCCTCTTCTCACGCCGCACCGCCCGTGAACTCTGGACCCCCCTTACGCCCACGCCCATCGGCACCCCGCCGCCGGACCTCGCGCCGCTCCAGCGCCAGTTCTCCGGGTATGCGCTCGGGTTCGACGTGCACGACTATCGCGGCCACAAGGTGGTCACTCATACGGGTGGGCTGCCGGGATATGTGTCCAAGGTGACCATGATCCCCGAGTTAAAACTCGGCGTGGCCGTGTTCACCAACCAGGAGTCCGGCCGCGCCTTCACGGCGATGACGTACCACGTGCTCGACCACTATCTCGGCGCGAACGACACCGACTGGCTCGTCGCCCTCGCGAACTATGAACAACAGGGCCTGCGCGAGATCGCGGATACGGAAGCCGCCATCGCCACCGAGCGGAACGCCGGCGCCGGCCCCTCCCTATCGCCGGCCGCCTACGTGGGGACCTACACGGACGCCTGGTACGGCGACATCCTCGTCGAACAAAAACCCGACGGCGCCCTCGAACTCCGCTTCAGCCGGACGCCTTCTCTCGTGGGATCGATGGAGCACTGGCAGTACGACACCTTCATCGTCCGCTGGTACGACCGCGAACTCCGCGCCGACGCCTTCATCACATTCGCCCTCCACCCGGACGGCTCGATCGATCAGGCCAGGATGCAGGCGGTGTCGCCGGCGACGGATTTCAGCTACGATTTCCAGGATTTGCTCCTGAAACCGGCTATACGTTAACAACCCCTTAGGGTCTTCAATACCCGAAGGGTTTCCTACCCCCATGCCTATTCTCGACCTCCTCGAACAGACCCGCGCCGAGACGCTCCGGCACTTCGACCTCGACGACCGCCGGCTCGGCCTCCGCTACGCGCCCGGCAAATGGACCGTCCGCCAGCTCCTCCACCACCTATCCGATGCGGAGACGGTACTCTTCGACCGCATCCGGCGGGTAATCAGCGAGCCGCGCCAGGTGATCTGGGCGTTCGACCAGGACGCCTGGGCGCAGGGGCTCGACTATGAAGGCAGGCCGCTGCCCCTTTCCAGAGACCTGTATCTGGCTACCCGCGCCGGCGTTATCCACTATGCGCGGCTCCATTACGAAGCGGACGGGCACAAGGAATTCGTGCACAACGAGGCCGGCGTGCGTACCCTGAAGCAGGAGTTCGACAAGGTGGCGGCCCACAACCGGGGCCATCTGGACCAGATCGCCAAGGCGCTAGGTAAGGATCACACCCATGGATGACATAAAAAGATGGGGAGGATTGCTCCTCCTTCTGCTCTTCCCAGCCATCGCCGCCGGCCAGGACATCCGCACTCTCACCGCCGAGGAGGCCGTGCAGTTTGGCCTCGAGCGTAACGCCCTCATCCGCTCCGCCGAGGCCGGCGCCGCCGAGGCCGACGCCGTCTACCGCGCTGCCCGAGCCGCGCGGCGGCCGTCCGTCACCGCGCAGGGCAGCTACACTCGCCTCAGCGACAACATCCCCGCCATCACCTTCACCCAGCCGGGGACGGACATCGAGGTAACCCTCGCCCCGGTGGTGCTGGATCGGTATTATTCGGAGATCGGGATTGAGCAGCCGCTCTTCACCGGGCTCCGCATCCACCACCAGATCCAGGCGGCATCCCACCAGGCCGAGGCGGCGGCGATGGACGCCGAATGGCAGGAGGCGGATGTCGCGTTTCAGATCAAACAGGCCTACTGGCGGCTGTATGAGGCGCAAGGTCTACAGTCCGCCGTGGCCGCCTCACTCGCCCGTGTCGAGGCGTATGTAAACGATGTGCGCAATCGCCGCGACGCCGGCGCCGCCCTCGAAAGCGACCTTCTGACCGCCCAGACCCGCCGCTCGGAAGTGCAGCTCGAACAGATCCAGCGGGACAACGCCGTTCAAGTGGCGCGCCTCGAACTGAACCGACTAATCGGGTTGCCGCTGGATGCCATCATCCAACTTGTTGCAGTGGACTTGGTGGACACGGTGGACGCGTTGGACGGGCTTCTTGCTCGTGCCGGGGCACAGCATCCTCAGGTGGATGGGTTGGTCGCTCAGGTTGAGGCCCTCGAAGCCAATGTCAAAGCCTCGCAGGGTGGCTGGCTCCCGGAGATCGTGGCGACGGGCCGGTACGCCTACTCGCGTCCGAACCAGTACTTCTTCCTCGATCAGGATGCGTTTCGCGGCAACTGGGAGGCCGGCGTGGCCGTCCGCTGGAACCTGTGGAACGGCGGCCAGCGCGAAGCCGGCACGCAGGAGGCGCGCGCCCGGCTCCAGGGCGCCGAAGCCCGGCTCGCCTACGCGCGGGACGAGATCGCGGTGTCGATCACCAGCCGATACCTGGATGTCCAACGCGCCGAGGCGTCGTACAATGTCATCCAACAAAACGTCCGCGAGGCGGAAGAAGCCTACCGGGTGGTCCAGCAGCAACACCAGGAAGGGGTCGCGCTCACGAGCACGATGCTGGAGGTGGAAGAGGCGCTGCGGCTGGCGCAATCCCGGGCCGCCCAGGCGGTAGCCGGCCAGATGATGGCCCTCGCCGCGCTGCGTTTCACCCTCGGCGAGATCCGATGAGCGATATGGAAGCCAACACCGTCTTCAGCACCCGCCGCCTCACGAAGGTCTACGACATGGGCGAAGTGCAGGTCCATGCCCTCCGCGGGATCGACGTGGATTTTTACAGCGGCGAACTCGTCGTGCTCCTCGGCGCGTCCGGCTCCGGGAAATCCACCCTGCTCAACATCCTCGGCGGGCTGGATACCGCCACCGGGGGGACCGTGCTTTACAAGGACCAGGACCTCACCCGCGCCACCGACAAACAGCTGACCGAATACCGCCGGCACCACGTCGGCTTCGTGTTCCAGTTCTACAACCTCATCCCCAGCCTCACGGCCCGCGAGAACGTGGCCATCGTCACCGAAATCTCCCACAACCCCATGAAGCCCGAGGAAGCGCTCGACCTGGTGGGGCTGGGGGATCGGATGGATCATTTTCCGGCGCAACTCTCCGGCGGCCAGCAGCAGCGCGTAGCCATCGCGCGGGCGATCGCCAAACAGCCGGCGGTGCTGCTGTGCGACGAACCCACCGGCGCGCTCGACTCCCAGACCGGCGTGATCGTCCTCGAAGCGCTCGACCGCGTCAACCGGGAAATCGGGACGACGACAGTGATCATCACCCACAACGTGGCGCAGTCCGAAATGGCCGGACGTGTGATCCACCTCAGCGACGGGCGGATTACCGACGTCCACACCAACACCCACAAAAAGGCTCCCGGCGAGCTTACCTGGTAAGATGCGCGCGATCGACCGGAAAATGCTGCGGGATCTGTGGGGCATGCGCGGGCCGGCCCTGGCCATCGCGGTCGTGATCGTCAGCGGCGTGGCGACCTTTGTCACCATGACCTCCACTATGGGCGCGCTGCAGCGGACCCTCGACAGCTACTATACGGAGTACCGGTTCGCCGACCTGTTCGCCGGCGTCCGCCGCGCACCCGAGACCCTCCTCGAAACCCTCCGCGGTGTCGAAGGCGTGAGCCAGGTGATGACGCGGGTTACCGCCGGCGTCAACCTCGAGGTGCCGGGGTTCGACCAACCGGTGTCCGGTCAGCTGGTATCTATCCCGGAGGGCCGGCAGCCGGCGCTCAACCAGCTGTACATCCGCGAGGGCCGGCTCATCGAGCCGGGGCGCGAGGAAGAGGTGCTCGTCAACGAGGTATTCGCCGAGGCGCACGGCCTCCGGCCCGGCGACCGGCTCACCGCCGTCATCAACGGCCGGCGGAAGGCGCTGCGGGTGGCCGGCATCGCGCTGTCGCCCGAGTTTTTGATGCAGATCCAGCCCGGATCCCTCTTCCCGGACCCCCAGCGGTTCGGGGTGTTGTGGATGGGCCGCGAAGCGCTGGCCGCCGCGTACGACATGGGCGGCGCGTTTAACGACGTGGCGTTTACCCTGGCGCCGGGTGTCGACGAAGAGACGGTGATGGACCGCCTCGATCAGATCCTGGGCGCCTACGGCGGCGTCGGCGTCAACCGTCGGGCGCAGCAGCCGTCGCACTTCTACATCACCGAAGAATTCCGGCAGCTCCGCAGCATGGCGACGATGCTGCCCGTCATCTTCCTCGCCGTGGCCGCGTTCCTGCTGAACATCGTCGTCACCCGCCTGATTGGGACGCAGCGCGAGCAGATCGCCGTGCTCAAGGCGTTCGGGTACAGCAACGGCACGGTGGGCTGGCATTATACCAAACTTGTGTTTGTCGTAGCTCTCTCCGGCGCGGCCGCCGGCGTGGTGTTGGGGATGTGGATGGGGCGCGGGATGGGTAACCTCTACCTGACGTTTTACCGGTTTCCGTACCTCGAATACGCGCTGGACCCATCGGTCGTGTCGGCGGCGGTGGCGCTGACGATCGGGGCCACGTTCGCCGGCGTCATCCGCGCCGTGCGCCGGGCCGTGAAGCTGCCGCCGGCCGAGGCCATGCGGCCGGCCCCGCCGGCGTCCTACCGGCCGACGGTCGTCGAGCGCATCGGCCTCCAGAAATACCTCGACCAGCCCACCCGGATGATCCTCCGCAACCTCGAACGGCAGCCGGTGAAGGCCCTGCTCACCATCACCGGCATCGCCAGCTCGTGCGCCATCCTCATCATGGGGCTGTTCATGAGCGGCGCGTTCGATTACATCCTGCGTATCCAGTACGGCATCGCCCAGCGGGACGACCTGACGATCTCCTTCGCCCAGCCCACGTCCACCGCCTCGCTGTACGAACTCAAAGCCCTGCCGGGCGTGATCCACGCCGAGCCGTTCCGGATGGCGCCCGTCACCCTCCGCCACCGGCACTGGAGCTACGACACCGCCGTCCAGGGCATCCCGCGGGACGCGTACCTGCGGCGCGTCATCGACACCGAGCTGCGCTCGATCGACATCCCCGCCGAGGGCGTCATCCTCACGGAACGCCTCGCCGAAATCCTCCACGTCCGCCCTGGCGACGTGGTGACCGTGGAGGTACAGGAAGGCCGCCGGCTCGTGCGCGAGGCGCCCGTCGTCAGCCTTACCCGCCAGTACCTCGGCGTGGCGGCGTACATGGACCTCGACGCCGTCAACCGACTCGTCGGCGGCGGCCAGGCTATTTCAGGCGCGCTGCTGACGACGGATCGGGATCAGGAGGAGGGGCTCACCCGGCTGTTGCAACGGCGGCCCTCCGTGATCGGCATCGTGGCGCAGGAGCGGGCCATCGCGTCGTTTATGGAGACGTCGGCCGAGAGCATGCTCACGTTTACGTTTATCCTCAGCTTTTTTGCCGGCGTCATTGCCTTCGGGGTCGTCTACAACAGCGCCCGGATCGCGCTATCCGAGCGCGACCGCGAACTCGCCAGCCTCCGCGTCCTCGGGTTTACCCGGGGGGAGATCGCCTACATTCTGCTGGGCGAGTTGGCCGTGCTCACCCTGCTCGCCATCCCCCTCGGGTTTTTGATGGGGACGGGGATGACGGCCGGCGTCGTGCAGGGGCTGCAAACGGACCTGTACCAGATTCCGATGGTGCTCGAGAAAAAGACGTTCGCACTGGCCGCACTGGTCGTGCTGGTGGCCACGACGATCTCGGCCCTCATCGTACGCCGCAAGCTCAGCCACCTGGACCTCGTGGGGGTCCTCAAAACGAGAGAATAGATGAAGGGTCTGACACGTAAACGCTTGATCATGATCGCCGTCGCCGTGTTGGTGGTGCTGGCTGTCGCTTACGGGTTCATGCCGAAGCCCGTGCTCGTGGAGACCGCCGCCATCACCCGTGGCAGCCTGCAGGTGATCGTGGAGGACGAAGGGGAGACCCAGGTGAAACACCGCTACGTGGTCACCTCGCCCGTGATGGCGTTTGCCCGGCGGATCGAGATGAAGGCCGGCGAC
This window of the Rhodothermales bacterium genome carries:
- a CDS encoding ABC transporter ATP-binding protein, whose protein sequence is MSDMEANTVFSTRRLTKVYDMGEVQVHALRGIDVDFYSGELVVLLGASGSGKSTLLNILGGLDTATGGTVLYKDQDLTRATDKQLTEYRRHHVGFVFQFYNLIPSLTARENVAIVTEISHNPMKPEEALDLVGLGDRMDHFPAQLSGGQQQRVAIARAIAKQPAVLLCDEPTGALDSQTGVIVLEALDRVNREIGTTTVIITHNVAQSEMAGRVIHLSDGRITDVHTNTHKKAPGELTW
- a CDS encoding DinB family protein produces the protein MPILDLLEQTRAETLRHFDLDDRRLGLRYAPGKWTVRQLLHHLSDAETVLFDRIRRVISEPRQVIWAFDQDAWAQGLDYEGRPLPLSRDLYLATRAGVIHYARLHYEADGHKEFVHNEAGVRTLKQEFDKVAAHNRGHLDQIAKALGKDHTHG
- a CDS encoding TolC family protein yields the protein MDDIKRWGGLLLLLLFPAIAAGQDIRTLTAEEAVQFGLERNALIRSAEAGAAEADAVYRAARAARRPSVTAQGSYTRLSDNIPAITFTQPGTDIEVTLAPVVLDRYYSEIGIEQPLFTGLRIHHQIQAASHQAEAAAMDAEWQEADVAFQIKQAYWRLYEAQGLQSAVAASLARVEAYVNDVRNRRDAGAALESDLLTAQTRRSEVQLEQIQRDNAVQVARLELNRLIGLPLDAIIQLVAVDLVDTVDALDGLLARAGAQHPQVDGLVAQVEALEANVKASQGGWLPEIVATGRYAYSRPNQYFFLDQDAFRGNWEAGVAVRWNLWNGGQREAGTQEARARLQGAEARLAYARDEIAVSITSRYLDVQRAEASYNVIQQNVREAEEAYRVVQQQHQEGVALTSTMLEVEEALRLAQSRAAQAVAGQMMALAALRFTLGEIR
- a CDS encoding serine hydrolase gives rise to the protein MLRILPLFVLLLLSSFPSVAQPAPPGIDSYTAAVLSAFEVPGIALAIVKDGRVVLAKGYGVRELGNPAPVDDRTLFGIASNSKAFTATALALLVEEGRLGWEDRVIDHLPWFQLSDAFVTRELTIRDLLVHRSGLGLGAGDLLWWPASTYNRREVAERLRYLPLVTSFRSAYAYDNVLYLVAGEVIETLSGMSWEDFVQTRILDRVGMADSNPRHSDAGAPGANVAVTHARVDGVVRPIAPFTSDNTNPAGGINASARDIARWMIVQLDSGRVAGDDRLFSRRTARELWTPLTPTPIGTPPPDLAPLQRQFSGYALGFDVHDYRGHKVVTHTGGLPGYVSKVTMIPELKLGVAVFTNQESGRAFTAMTYHVLDHYLGANDTDWLVALANYEQQGLREIADTEAAIATERNAGAGPSLSPAAYVGTYTDAWYGDILVEQKPDGALELRFSRTPSLVGSMEHWQYDTFIVRWYDRELRADAFITFALHPDGSIDQARMQAVSPATDFSYDFQDLLLKPAIR
- a CDS encoding ATP-binding protein; translation: MKRHPTIRRSRRLSVTLVTTFLALAITMQVATTALDLMVSLRTLRIALTDRQHRLAASASTAVSDFIYSKIERLQLTERIAHLGVSNPADRHLAMERLLGIDRSIRHVIYYDHAASKLASASRFSQFSSLRIEPAILEALLERTRGGLTYISPVIIDDATSEPTVLIAIPVRGALGEFAGTLLAQTNLKFMWDLVSEIEVGESGQAYVVDDVGNVIASRDISRVLRTDNLKHLQVVSDFLTQTHHDAGDYTAKTTRGIEGTRVVSMFVSLGDPEWAVVIEMPFREAYAFIWEKLLLSVISLIGLGIVAYVSAIYLSRRITKPLTELRDVTRSISQGKLDTRIETTARNEIGDLAASFNQMMADLKMTTVSRDSLADEIAIRKETESQLLQAKLEAEHASRAKSEFLANMSHEIRTPMNGVIGMTSILLSTGLSSEQRQYAEMIQASADDLLTVINDILDYSKVEAGKLDLETISFDLRNAIEDAADLLAMNAAKKGLELVCVVDRNVPSSVLGDPGRLRQILLNLANNAIKFTHEGEVTIRAGALERVENRATVRFSVQDTGIGIPKDRMDRLFKSFSQVDSSTTRTYGGTGLGLAISRQLVDMMHGQIGVESEEGQGSTFWFTINFECLPDAEPRSHPDIARRRALIIEPSVSIRTALLEHFALLEIDAVEAADDRQAHARIDEALLANAPFDFALIDRHAFTVGAVAFTDILTLSPALAGAKLILMTSVDRGSEKERLLEHGFASRLTKPVKLSRLLDCLLKGIPESTPELPSPNADVAATNRARILLAEDNLTNQQVALHILRKRGHTVDAVANGREALAAVASGAYDLVLMDVQMPVMDGFAATAAIRQMDGSARTIPIIAMTAHAMAGDREKCLEAGMDDYTSKPIISRELFATIDRWTAGIEPAPLDPASPSGIPAIDPAPINFDDALERFAGDREFLDELLGDFQSQAIDILQAIRSAVDAGDADALRYQAHTLKGAAANLGANALSAAAFELEKIGKVGALDGAGEALIRLVAERDRLEAYLAEHPVVA
- a CDS encoding FtsX-like permease family protein, with product MRAIDRKMLRDLWGMRGPALAIAVVIVSGVATFVTMTSTMGALQRTLDSYYTEYRFADLFAGVRRAPETLLETLRGVEGVSQVMTRVTAGVNLEVPGFDQPVSGQLVSIPEGRQPALNQLYIREGRLIEPGREEEVLVNEVFAEAHGLRPGDRLTAVINGRRKALRVAGIALSPEFLMQIQPGSLFPDPQRFGVLWMGREALAAAYDMGGAFNDVAFTLAPGVDEETVMDRLDQILGAYGGVGVNRRAQQPSHFYITEEFRQLRSMATMLPVIFLAVAAFLLNIVVTRLIGTQREQIAVLKAFGYSNGTVGWHYTKLVFVVALSGAAAGVVLGMWMGRGMGNLYLTFYRFPYLEYALDPSVVSAAVALTIGATFAGVIRAVRRAVKLPPAEAMRPAPPASYRPTVVERIGLQKYLDQPTRMILRNLERQPVKALLTITGIASSCAILIMGLFMSGAFDYILRIQYGIAQRDDLTISFAQPTSTASLYELKALPGVIHAEPFRMAPVTLRHRHWSYDTAVQGIPRDAYLRRVIDTELRSIDIPAEGVILTERLAEILHVRPGDVVTVEVQEGRRLVREAPVVSLTRQYLGVAAYMDLDAVNRLVGGGQAISGALLTTDRDQEEGLTRLLQRRPSVIGIVAQERAIASFMETSAESMLTFTFILSFFAGVIAFGVVYNSARIALSERDRELASLRVLGFTRGEIAYILLGELAVLTLLAIPLGFLMGTGMTAGVVQGLQTDLYQIPMVLEKKTFALAALVVLVATTISALIVRRKLSHLDLVGVLKTRE